The DNA region CGCAACGTGAGGGGCAACGTCCTTAACCCTCCTTCTCTCGCCGCCCCCTCCCCGGGGGCGGTTTTCTTAGTCCAGCTCCCCCAGCCAGCGGTGCCCCGGTTGCGTCTCCTTCAACGCCCCGCGCAGCCACGCCCTGCCCGCCCTATCCAGTGTGGGCGCCACCCGCTCAAAGTCGCCCTGATCCTTGCCCCGGGGGTGACGGTCCGCTGCGCCCGCCTTGAACAGCAGCACGGCTTCCGGGGCCAGATAGGGCAGGCCGTCCGGGCTGAAGCGACGGGCGCGGACCAGAGGCAGGGTCAGGCGGGGCTCGCGCCGGTAGCGCCACAGGCCGCCGCTCAGGTCGCTCAGCAACACGTCCAGCAGCTGTACGCCGGGCAGGGCCGGGTGCCGGGCGTGCACCTGATGCAGCGGGGCGTTCAGCGGCCCGGTGTAGGGCTGGTAGGCCCCGTCCACCGGCACATCCAGCCGCCAGCCGCGCAGCAGCTGTGGCAGCTGGGCCTGCGCGGCGCGCTCCAGGGCCACGTCCAGGTCATCGTGGGGGCGGGCCACGCGGCCCAGGTGCAGGTCCAGCGCGGTGCCGGCCACGAACATCCAGAAACCGTCCAGCGGCCAGAACAGTTCGGCCACCTGCGCGGCGGGCGTGAACCCCACCGTCCGGGCGTGGTGGGCCAGCGCCGCCGGGGCCAGCGCTTCGTCGGCGGCCTGTCGCCCGCTGTGGGTGAACACAGCGCGGTAGGTCTGTGCAGCGGCTGCATCGGCCAGTAGCAGGGTGCGCAGGGCCGCCTGCTGGGCGCGCCAGCCGCTGCCGTGATCACACAGCACCAGTCGCCAGCCGCCCGGGTGGGTCCACTCGCCGGGGGCCTGCGCGGGCACATACCCCAGGGCACGCAACTGCTGTACCTGCGCCAGCGTCGGCGTTTCGGGCAGCAGGTCCAGGTGCAGTTCGGGGGCGTCCAGATCGGCCAGGGCGGGCACGCTGCCAGGGCCGCCGGGCGCCAGGGCGAACACGCCGTCCGGGCGGCCCCGGGCCAGAACGTCACCCAGCGCCGCCTTCAGCGCCTGCTGGGCCGCTTCAAGTGGAAAGGTCGCTGCCATCCATAAAGCAGAGCACACCGCCGCTTCAGGCCGCGCCCGCCGGCTGGCGGATAATGCCCCCATGAGAAGCAAAGGACTGGGGGTGCTGCTGGTGCTGCTGGGCCTGGGGCTGGGCGCCACCCTGCTGCGGGACCAGGTGCCCACCGGCGGGGCGCAGCCAGCAGCCCGGGCGCCACTGAATGAGAGCGGCGCCCGGCTGCAGAACGAACAGAACACCATTGACGTGGTGGGGCGTTTTGAGCCGGGGCTGGTCTTTATCAGCACCGAGGATGTGGTGGCCCAGGACCCCTTTGCCATGATGTTCGGCGCCGCGCCCGATCAGGTGCGCCAGGGCCTGGGCAGCGGCTTTTTCGTGAACGAGGCGGGCGACATCCTGACCAACTACCACGTGGTGGCCGGAGAAGGCGGACAGGGCGCCGCCGACCGCATCACCGTGCGGGTGATGAACCAGGAGCGCAGCGTGCCCGCCGAGGTCATTGGGCTGGCGCCGCAGTACGACCTCGCGCTCATTCGGGCGCCGGAGCTGAGCAAAAACCTTATCCGGCCCATTCCGCTGGGGGACAGCGACACCCTGAAGGTGGGCCAGAAGGCCATTGCCATGGGCGCGCCGTTTGGGCTAGAGTTCAGCGTCACCGAGGGCATTGTGAGCAGCACCGCGCGCCAGATTCCCATCGGGTTTTCCACCTCTGGCGCGGGCGCGGGCCTGACCCAGAAGGCCATTCAGACCGACGCCGCCATCAATCCAGGCAACAGTGGCGGGCCCCTGCTGGACAGCAGCGGGCGCGTGATTGGCATCAACACCCAGATCTACTCGCCCAGCGGGCAGGCCACGGGCGTGGGCCAGAGCGCGGGGGTGGGCTTTGCCATTCCCATCAACACGGCGCGCCGCCTGCTGCCCCGCCTGCAGGCGGCCGGGGGGCAGGTGGTGCGCGCCCCGGACATCGGCGTGACGCCGGGGCTGCTGGTGCAGTCGCGCGGGCAGGTGCTGCCGGTGGGCCTGAGCGTGCTCTCCACCCGGGGCAAGCGCGACCTGCGGCTGCCCGAACGCGGGCTGGTGGTGGGGGCGGTGCAGCCGGGGAGCGCCGGCGCGCGCGCCGGCCTGCGCCCCGGCACCCGCGAGGCCGCGTTCCGGGGCGGCGTGATTCTGCTGGGCGGCGACGTGATCACGGCTGCTGGCGGCCAGCCTGTGGACGCCTACGAGGACCTGCAATCGGCCCTGATTGACCGCAAGGAGGGCGACACCGTGACCCTGACGGTGGTGCGCGCCGGGCAGACCCGTCAGGTCCAGCTCACACTGGACGCCTCGGCGTTCGGGACCGCCCAGCAGTGACTGACCCCGCGCAGCGCATCTGGGCGAGGCTGCAACCCGGGGATGTGCAGTGGCTCTCGGCCCTGGCCGCCCGCGCCGCCCCTGAAGGCATTGCGCTGGTCGGCGGCGCCGTGCGCGACGCGCTGCTGGGCCACACCCCGCT from Deinococcus arcticus includes:
- a CDS encoding S1C family serine protease; translated protein: MRSKGLGVLLVLLGLGLGATLLRDQVPTGGAQPAARAPLNESGARLQNEQNTIDVVGRFEPGLVFISTEDVVAQDPFAMMFGAAPDQVRQGLGSGFFVNEAGDILTNYHVVAGEGGQGAADRITVRVMNQERSVPAEVIGLAPQYDLALIRAPELSKNLIRPIPLGDSDTLKVGQKAIAMGAPFGLEFSVTEGIVSSTARQIPIGFSTSGAGAGLTQKAIQTDAAINPGNSGGPLLDSSGRVIGINTQIYSPSGQATGVGQSAGVGFAIPINTARRLLPRLQAAGGQVVRAPDIGVTPGLLVQSRGQVLPVGLSVLSTRGKRDLRLPERGLVVGAVQPGSAGARAGLRPGTREAAFRGGVILLGGDVITAAGGQPVDAYEDLQSALIDRKEGDTVTLTVVRAGQTRQVQLTLDASAFGTAQQ